A region from the Pseudomonas promysalinigenes genome encodes:
- a CDS encoding FAD/FMN-containing dehydrogenase: MKYPAALLLALMPLLANALEPGTRLAPWTLLDQYDQPYSLNASTHVLLVAQDMDGAKLVKAALAETPKGYLESRDAVFVADIQRMPALISKLFAVPAMRDYSYRVMLDRDGRVASRYDVPAGQVLWLQLKDGVLVRQQAFAEAQALKAAMADSPAH; encoded by the coding sequence ATGAAGTACCCCGCTGCCTTGTTGTTAGCGCTAATGCCGCTGCTGGCCAACGCCCTGGAGCCCGGCACCCGATTGGCGCCTTGGACCTTGCTCGACCAATATGACCAGCCGTACAGCCTCAATGCCAGCACGCATGTGTTGCTGGTGGCCCAGGACATGGATGGCGCGAAACTGGTCAAAGCGGCCCTGGCCGAAACACCCAAGGGCTACCTGGAATCGCGCGACGCCGTGTTCGTGGCAGACATCCAACGGATGCCAGCGCTGATTAGCAAGCTGTTCGCTGTCCCGGCGATGCGCGATTACAGCTATCGGGTCATGCTCGACCGCGATGGGCGAGTGGCCAGCCGTTACGATGTGCCCGCCGGGCAAGTGTTGTGGTTGCAGTTGAAAGACGGGGTGTTGGTGCGCCAGCAGGCCTTCGCTGAGGCTCAGGCACTCAAGGCGGCCATGGCCGATTCGCCTGCGCACTGA
- a CDS encoding TetR/AcrR family transcriptional regulator has product MTDPVAPLSPPEPSATRQPRKNNPEKTREDILQAAINEFVQQGLAGARVDAIAERTATSKRMIYYYFGSKEQLYVECLVKLYGDIRKTEQNLELESLPAEQAIRRLAEFTFDHHDRNVDFVRIVSTENIHYGEYVKKSPAIREMSSLVLQALGSTLARGVEEGVFRPGIEVIDLHMLMSAFCFYRVSNRHTFGDIFQIDLADEQVKQRHRQMICDAVLSYIRA; this is encoded by the coding sequence ATGACCGACCCCGTAGCCCCCCTCAGCCCGCCTGAACCCTCGGCTACGCGCCAACCGCGCAAGAACAACCCCGAGAAAACCCGTGAGGACATCCTCCAGGCCGCCATCAACGAATTCGTCCAGCAAGGCCTGGCCGGTGCACGCGTAGACGCTATCGCTGAGCGTACGGCCACCTCCAAGCGCATGATCTACTACTACTTCGGTAGCAAAGAGCAGCTGTATGTCGAATGCCTGGTAAAGCTCTACGGCGACATCCGCAAGACCGAGCAGAATCTGGAGCTGGAATCGCTGCCGGCCGAGCAGGCAATCCGCCGGCTGGCCGAGTTCACCTTCGATCACCATGACCGCAATGTCGATTTCGTGCGCATCGTCAGCACCGAAAACATTCACTACGGTGAGTACGTCAAGAAGTCCCCGGCCATCCGGGAGATGAGCAGCCTGGTGTTGCAAGCCCTGGGTAGCACCCTGGCGCGTGGTGTGGAGGAGGGGGTGTTTCGCCCCGGCATCGAGGTCATCGACCTGCACATGCTGATGAGCGCTTTCTGTTTCTATCGGGTGTCCAACCGGCATACCTTCGGTGACATCTTTCAAATCGACCTGGCCGACGAGCAAGTCAAACAGCGTCACAGGCAAATGATCTGCGACGCTGTTCTGAGTTATATCCGGGCTTGA
- a CDS encoding LysR family transcriptional regulator — translation MNPTFATLSLAHLRTLDCLLQLKNLSHAAERVGVSQSALSRQLAHLREAFDDPLLVRQGRGYVLSEHAQTLIEPLRQVLEALHALRQPAVFDPARCERRFCLAASDYVAEHMLPLLVAALEQEAPGVSIDFRTWQAGQYALLASGEIDLATTLFDESPPNLHGRLLGEDRAVCLMRKDHPLAALEQLGQDDYLACKHVRVSGGGDKDSFIDRHLRSQGLQRRISLQVPFFSATVQVLGNSQALATVPEHIARQLCRLHGLAWRPLAFVEHTQRYWVVWHQRLQASAEHRWLRNRVFELWRQSQFGVQGGAAGLP, via the coding sequence ATGAACCCGACTTTCGCCACCCTTAGCCTTGCACACCTGCGCACCCTCGACTGCCTCCTGCAGCTCAAGAATCTCAGCCATGCCGCCGAACGCGTGGGGGTCAGCCAATCGGCCCTGAGCCGGCAGTTGGCTCATCTGCGCGAGGCCTTTGACGACCCACTGCTGGTCCGCCAGGGCCGTGGTTATGTGCTCAGCGAACATGCCCAAACCCTGATCGAGCCCCTGCGCCAAGTGCTTGAAGCGCTTCATGCGCTGCGCCAACCTGCCGTCTTTGATCCAGCGCGCTGCGAGCGCCGCTTTTGCCTGGCCGCGTCGGACTACGTGGCCGAACACATGCTACCGCTGCTGGTGGCTGCGCTGGAGCAGGAGGCCCCAGGTGTGTCCATCGACTTTCGCACCTGGCAGGCCGGGCAGTACGCCTTGCTTGCCAGCGGTGAAATCGACCTTGCTACCACCCTGTTCGACGAGTCGCCACCGAACCTGCACGGTCGCCTGCTTGGCGAAGACCGAGCGGTATGCCTGATGCGCAAAGATCATCCCCTGGCGGCTCTCGAGCAGCTGGGGCAGGACGATTACTTGGCCTGCAAGCATGTGCGGGTCTCTGGCGGCGGCGACAAGGACAGCTTCATCGATCGCCACCTGCGTTCCCAGGGTTTGCAGCGGCGCATCAGCCTGCAAGTGCCGTTTTTCTCGGCTACGGTGCAGGTGCTCGGCAACAGCCAGGCGCTTGCCACCGTCCCTGAGCACATCGCTCGGCAGTTGTGCCGTTTGCATGGCCTGGCATGGCGACCGTTGGCATTCGTTGAGCATACCCAGCGCTATTGGGTGGTGTGGCATCAGCGCCTACAAGCTTCGGCCGAGCACCGTTGGTTGCGCAACCGAGTGTTCGAGCTGTGGCGGCAGTCGCAGTTCGGCGTGCAGGGCGGTGCTGCGGGTTTGCCATAG
- a CDS encoding MFS transporter, which yields MRINPPLVALAIGAFGIGVTEFAPMGMLPGIAADLGVSIPAAGLLVSAYALGVLIGAPLMTLATGKIPRRYLLIGLMAIFTLGNVMSAMATDYQSLLLARVVTSLNHGAFFGVGSVVAASVVPPDKRAGAVAAMFMGLTLATIGGVPLATWFGELLGWRTAFWGIAGLGLVAMASLWFALPDVPLPKSAGVMAEIRVLGRGPVLAALTLTVVGSSAMFTVFTYIAPILHSQAQASTSFITAMLVLFGIGLTLGNVWGGKAADRSVDRTLIVSLLVLIAVLLVLPATFGWSLPTALAILLWGIASFALVPPLQMRVMDAAKDAPNLASAVNIGAFNLGNAIGAALGGAVINAGLGYSAVAFAGASMAALGLVLTLAWRNRPVVPVDQSVQPYSPS from the coding sequence ATGCGAATCAATCCCCCTCTTGTGGCACTGGCCATCGGCGCCTTCGGCATCGGTGTCACCGAGTTCGCCCCCATGGGTATGCTGCCCGGTATCGCCGCCGATCTTGGCGTATCCATCCCGGCGGCAGGCCTGTTGGTCAGTGCCTACGCCTTGGGCGTGCTGATCGGTGCCCCCTTGATGACCCTGGCTACCGGCAAAATCCCGCGGCGTTATTTATTGATCGGGCTGATGGCCATTTTCACCCTGGGCAACGTGATGTCGGCGATGGCTACCGACTATCAGAGCCTGCTCTTGGCGCGGGTGGTCACCTCGCTGAACCACGGTGCGTTCTTCGGCGTGGGTTCGGTGGTAGCGGCCAGCGTGGTACCCCCGGACAAGCGCGCAGGCGCAGTGGCGGCCATGTTCATGGGCCTTACCCTGGCGACCATCGGCGGCGTGCCTTTGGCCACCTGGTTTGGCGAACTGCTCGGTTGGCGCACGGCGTTCTGGGGCATTGCCGGCCTTGGCCTGGTAGCGATGGCGTCGCTGTGGTTTGCGCTGCCCGATGTGCCGCTGCCCAAAAGTGCCGGCGTAATGGCCGAAATTCGAGTATTGGGCCGCGGGCCGGTGCTGGCGGCCTTGACGCTCACGGTGGTGGGCTCCAGCGCGATGTTCACTGTGTTCACATACATTGCGCCGATACTGCACAGCCAGGCACAGGCTTCGACGTCCTTCATCACAGCCATGCTGGTGCTGTTCGGCATCGGCCTGACCCTCGGTAATGTGTGGGGCGGCAAGGCGGCGGATCGCTCGGTCGATCGGACCTTGATCGTTTCGCTGCTGGTGCTGATCGCGGTGCTGCTGGTGCTTCCAGCGACGTTTGGGTGGTCGCTGCCCACGGCACTGGCGATTCTGCTCTGGGGCATTGCCAGTTTTGCCTTGGTGCCGCCCCTGCAAATGCGGGTGATGGATGCGGCAAAGGACGCACCCAACCTTGCATCGGCGGTCAACATCGGAGCCTTCAACCTGGGGAACGCGATCGGTGCTGCGCTGGGTGGCGCGGTGATCAACGCCGGGTTGGGGTATTCGGCGGTCGCTTTCGCCGGCGCTTCGATGGCCGCGTTGGGCTTGGTGTTGACCCTGGCCTGGCGCAACCGCCCGGTCGTCCCCGTTGACCAATCGGTACAGCCCTACAGCCCCTCCTGA
- a CDS encoding PLDc N-terminal domain-containing protein has protein sequence MEIGTVWIIVAVLVILLEIMAIWHIIGSDRRAERKMLWVVFVVYAPFPGLLFWAWRGPRAVKGRSVLEEK, from the coding sequence ATGGAAATCGGAACGGTCTGGATCATTGTCGCGGTGTTGGTCATCCTGCTGGAGATCATGGCCATCTGGCATATCATCGGCAGCGACCGGCGCGCTGAGCGCAAGATGCTGTGGGTCGTATTCGTTGTTTACGCACCGTTCCCAGGACTGTTGTTCTGGGCCTGGCGTGGGCCGCGTGCCGTCAAGGGCAGGTCGGTGCTGGAAGAGAAATGA
- a CDS encoding GlxA family transcriptional regulator yields MPTPRQFSKKTSTSNMLRLKASGGSAQAPYRVDFILLEHFSMASFTVALDVLVTANLLRADSFRFTPLSLTGDRVLSDLGLELVANELTLNELKELDLLIVCGGLRTPLKYPELDRLLSDAAAHGMALGGLWNGSWFLGRAGVLDDYGCSVHPEQRASLAERSPQTRITPASFTLDRDRLSAASPNGAMELMLGLVRRLYGDGLAEGVEEILSFSGARYRQVGPGAKKSMSLHLRTIVELMENNLEETLSLDQLAAYSGRSRRQIDRLFQAQLGTSPRRYYMELRITKSRRLLQYSDLSVMEVAVACGFVSVSHFSKCYAAYFGYPPSREQRLGE; encoded by the coding sequence GTGCCTACCCCACGTCAGTTCAGCAAGAAAACCAGCACCAGTAACATGCTGCGGCTCAAAGCCAGCGGCGGTTCTGCGCAAGCGCCCTACCGCGTCGACTTCATCCTGCTTGAGCACTTCTCGATGGCCAGTTTCACCGTGGCCCTGGACGTGCTGGTCACCGCCAACTTGCTGCGTGCTGACAGCTTCCGGTTCACACCGCTGTCCCTGACGGGTGATCGGGTATTGAGCGACCTGGGCCTGGAATTGGTGGCCAATGAGTTGACCTTGAACGAACTCAAGGAACTTGACTTGCTGATCGTCTGCGGTGGCCTGCGCACCCCCCTCAAGTACCCCGAGCTCGACCGCCTGCTCAGCGATGCCGCCGCCCACGGTATGGCCTTGGGCGGCTTGTGGAATGGCTCTTGGTTCCTTGGCCGCGCTGGCGTGCTCGACGACTACGGCTGCAGCGTTCACCCAGAACAGCGCGCCAGCCTAGCCGAACGCAGCCCGCAAACCCGCATTACCCCGGCCAGCTTCACCTTGGACCGCGACCGTCTCAGTGCTGCCAGCCCCAATGGTGCCATGGAGCTGATGCTCGGCCTGGTGCGTCGCCTTTACGGCGACGGGCTGGCCGAAGGCGTGGAAGAAATTCTCTCGTTCTCTGGTGCCCGCTATCGCCAGGTAGGGCCCGGGGCGAAAAAATCCATGAGCCTGCACCTGCGCACCATCGTCGAGCTTATGGAAAACAACCTCGAAGAGACCCTGAGCCTCGATCAGCTGGCTGCCTACAGCGGCCGCTCGCGCCGGCAAATCGACCGCCTGTTCCAAGCACAGCTCGGCACCTCGCCGCGGCGCTACTACATGGAGCTGCGCATTACCAAAAGCCGCCGCCTGCTGCAGTATTCCGACCTGTCGGTGATGGAGGTAGCAGTGGCCTGCGGTTTCGTCTCGGTATCGCATTTCAGCAAGTGCTACGCCGCCTACTTCGGCTACCCACCTTCACGGGAGCAGCGGTTGGGCGAATAA
- a CDS encoding MFS transporter — MAHSSSQAKKATASGWIGSALEYYDFFIYAQAAALIFPQIFFPNTDPKMAIIASLATYGVGYLARPVGAFVLGHWGDTRGRKNVLLLCMFLMGISTMAVGLLPTYHDIGMLAPALLVLLRLVQGFAVAGEISGASSMIMEHAPFGRRGYYASFTLQGVQAGQVMAAAVFLPLAYFMPSEAFNDWGWRIPFLMSAIVLIAGFIIRKEVHETPAFVKEEKQAKVSKSPISEAFRHSWKHMVLVMFMALMNVIPVVATIFGAAYAVQPAYGIGFDKSVYLWIPVVGNIVAVLVIPFVGNLSDKIGRRPTMIAGCLGSGLLAFVYLYAISIQNMPLAFATSILMWGMVYQGYNAVFPSFYPELFQTRYRVSAMAIAQNIGTMLTAMLPALFALVAPPGSENIPLVVGGLAFFITCVCALAAYIAPETHRLAMEDLGNPDAKPMDKDTFEASRKGSFQAVSH, encoded by the coding sequence ATGGCTCACTCCAGCTCTCAAGCCAAGAAAGCGACCGCCAGCGGTTGGATTGGCTCGGCACTCGAATACTACGACTTCTTCATTTATGCCCAGGCTGCGGCGCTGATCTTCCCGCAGATTTTCTTCCCCAACACAGACCCGAAGATGGCCATCATCGCGTCGCTTGCCACCTATGGCGTGGGTTACCTGGCGCGCCCGGTCGGCGCCTTCGTGCTCGGCCATTGGGGTGACACCCGCGGGCGCAAGAACGTTCTGCTGCTGTGCATGTTCCTGATGGGTATTTCGACCATGGCTGTCGGCCTGCTGCCGACCTACCACGACATCGGCATGCTCGCCCCGGCTCTGCTGGTGTTGCTGCGCCTGGTCCAGGGCTTTGCCGTGGCCGGGGAGATCTCCGGTGCCAGTTCGATGATCATGGAGCATGCGCCGTTCGGCCGGCGTGGCTACTACGCAAGCTTCACCCTGCAGGGTGTGCAGGCTGGCCAGGTGATGGCGGCAGCGGTATTCCTGCCACTGGCCTACTTCATGCCTAGCGAAGCATTCAACGACTGGGGCTGGCGCATCCCGTTCCTGATGAGCGCCATTGTGCTGATCGCAGGCTTCATCATTCGTAAGGAGGTGCACGAAACCCCAGCGTTCGTGAAGGAAGAGAAGCAGGCCAAGGTTTCCAAATCACCAATCAGCGAGGCCTTCCGCCACAGCTGGAAACACATGGTGCTGGTAATGTTCATGGCCCTGATGAACGTGATCCCTGTAGTCGCCACCATCTTCGGGGCTGCGTACGCCGTGCAACCGGCCTACGGCATCGGTTTCGACAAGAGCGTATACCTGTGGATCCCGGTGGTGGGCAACATCGTCGCGGTGCTGGTGATTCCATTCGTAGGCAACCTGTCGGACAAGATTGGCCGTCGCCCGACCATGATCGCCGGTTGCCTGGGCTCTGGCCTGTTGGCTTTCGTGTACCTCTACGCAATCAGCATCCAGAACATGCCGCTGGCATTCGCCACCTCGATCCTGATGTGGGGCATGGTCTACCAAGGCTACAACGCGGTGTTCCCAAGCTTCTACCCAGAGCTGTTCCAGACCCGTTACCGCGTCTCGGCCATGGCCATCGCGCAGAACATCGGCACCATGCTCACTGCCATGCTGCCCGCCCTGTTCGCCCTGGTGGCGCCACCGGGTTCTGAGAATATCCCGCTGGTCGTGGGTGGCCTGGCTTTCTTCATCACCTGCGTGTGTGCACTGGCGGCCTACATTGCGCCGGAAACCCATCGCCTGGCGATGGAAGACCTGGGTAATCCAGACGCCAAGCCAATGGACAAGGACACCTTCGAAGCCAGCCGCAAGGGCAGCTTCCAGGCAGTAAGCCACTGA
- a CDS encoding CsbD family protein has protein sequence MKREQIEGIAEKVAGKAQSAAGQWLEDPELEAQGDARQVSGEVTKRYGDALDNVSAFVREKPLTALAVAAGLTLFVSRLLRR, from the coding sequence ATGAAGCGTGAACAGATCGAAGGGATTGCTGAGAAAGTGGCAGGCAAGGCGCAGAGCGCGGCAGGCCAGTGGCTGGAAGATCCTGAGCTCGAAGCACAGGGAGATGCGCGCCAAGTGTCAGGCGAGGTGACCAAACGCTATGGCGATGCCCTGGATAACGTATCCGCGTTCGTCCGGGAGAAGCCGCTGACGGCACTGGCCGTGGCTGCGGGCCTGACGCTGTTTGTCAGCCGCTTGTTGCGACGCTGA
- a CDS encoding YebC/PmpR family DNA-binding transcriptional regulator — protein MGAQWKAKHRETAANAKGKIMGKLAKEIQIAAKSGADPDMNPRLRLAIFQAKKASMTRETLERAIKKGAGLDGESVQYHAVSYEGFAPHQVPLIVECLTDNVNRTVAQIRVLFRKGQLGASGSVAWDFNHVGLIEATPEGDADPEMAAIEAGAQDFEEGEEEGSTLFITDTTDLDAVQKALPDHGFTVTSAKIGYTPKNPVSAASLSAEALAEVEAFLEAIDENEDVQNVYVGLTA, from the coding sequence ATGGGCGCACAGTGGAAAGCCAAGCATAGAGAAACAGCTGCCAACGCCAAAGGCAAGATCATGGGCAAGCTGGCCAAGGAAATTCAGATCGCCGCCAAGTCCGGCGCCGACCCGGACATGAACCCGCGCCTGCGCCTGGCCATCTTCCAGGCCAAGAAAGCCTCGATGACTCGCGAGACCCTTGAGCGCGCGATCAAGAAGGGCGCAGGCCTTGACGGTGAGTCCGTGCAATACCACGCCGTCAGCTATGAAGGTTTCGCCCCGCACCAAGTGCCGCTGATCGTCGAGTGCCTGACCGACAACGTCAACCGCACCGTTGCCCAGATTCGCGTGCTGTTCCGCAAGGGCCAACTGGGGGCCAGTGGTTCGGTAGCGTGGGACTTCAACCACGTTGGCTTGATCGAAGCTACCCCCGAAGGCGACGCCGACCCGGAAATGGCCGCGATCGAAGCCGGGGCCCAGGACTTCGAGGAAGGTGAAGAGGAGGGTTCGACCCTGTTCATCACCGACACCACCGACCTGGATGCGGTGCAGAAAGCGCTGCCAGACCATGGTTTTACCGTGACTTCGGCGAAGATCGGCTATACCCCGAAAAACCCGGTGAGCGCTGCCAGCCTGAGTGCCGAGGCGCTGGCCGAGGTTGAAGCCTTCCTCGAAGCAATCGACGAGAACGAAGACGTGCAGAACGTCTATGTCGGTCTGACGGCTTGA
- the quiC gene encoding 3-dehydroshikimate dehydratase QuiC, with the protein MQRSIATVSLSGTLPEKLEAIAAAGFDGVEIFENDLLYYAGSPREVRQMCADLGIAITLFQPFRDFEGCRRDRLQKNIDRAERKFDLMQELGTDLVLVCSNVQADALGDEQILVDDLRLLAEHAGKRGLRIGYEGLAWGRHVNTYQQVWNLVRQADHSALGVILDSFHTLSLKGDPAAIRDIPGDKIFFVQMADAPILNMDVLEWSRHFRNFPGQGELDLAGFLAPILATGYRGPLSLEIFNDGFRAAPPRQNAADGLRSLLYLEEQTRLRLEQEGTTIEPGVLFTPPAASAYGGVEFLEFAVDEAVGARLGSWLTRLGFAEAGKHRSKDVRLLRQNDINIVLNAEPYSFGHNFFEAHGPSLCATALRVKDEHAALQRATDFRGQPFRGLVGPNECEVPAVRAPDGSLIYLVEQGKEGPSLYDTDFRLDAAATVTGGLQRIDHMALALPAEALDSWVLFYKSLFDFAADDEVVLPDPYGLVKSRALRSPCGSLRLPLNISENRNTAIAHALSSYRGSGVHHIAFDCADIFSEVARAKESGVPLLEIPLNYYDDLAARFDFNDEFLSELAYYNVLYDRDAQGGELFHVYTEPFEERFFFEIIQRKGGYAGYGAANVAVRLAAMAKRRSGAARKPVL; encoded by the coding sequence ATGCAGCGTTCGATTGCCACCGTGTCCTTGAGCGGTACTCTGCCGGAAAAGCTCGAAGCCATCGCTGCCGCCGGTTTCGACGGCGTAGAGATCTTCGAGAACGATTTGTTGTACTACGCTGGCAGCCCCCGCGAAGTGCGGCAGATGTGCGCCGACTTAGGCATTGCCATCACCTTGTTTCAGCCATTTCGTGATTTCGAAGGTTGCCGCCGCGACCGACTGCAGAAGAACATCGACCGGGCCGAACGCAAGTTCGACTTGATGCAGGAACTGGGCACCGACTTGGTACTGGTTTGCAGCAACGTCCAGGCGGACGCCCTGGGGGATGAGCAGATTCTGGTGGATGACCTGCGCCTGCTCGCCGAACACGCTGGCAAACGCGGCCTGCGCATCGGTTACGAAGGCTTGGCCTGGGGCCGCCATGTCAACACCTATCAGCAGGTCTGGAACCTGGTGCGCCAGGCCGACCATTCAGCGCTGGGGGTGATTCTTGACAGCTTTCACACCTTGTCGCTTAAAGGCGACCCGGCTGCGATCCGTGACATCCCGGGCGACAAGATCTTCTTCGTGCAAATGGCCGACGCGCCCATTCTGAACATGGACGTGCTGGAGTGGAGCCGCCACTTCCGTAATTTCCCAGGCCAGGGCGAATTGGACTTGGCCGGCTTCCTGGCACCGATTCTGGCAACGGGCTATCGCGGCCCGTTGTCGCTGGAAATCTTCAACGATGGGTTCCGCGCTGCCCCCCCTCGGCAGAATGCCGCTGACGGCCTGCGCTCGCTGCTCTACCTCGAAGAGCAAACCCGCCTGCGCTTAGAGCAGGAGGGCACTACGATCGAGCCGGGCGTGCTGTTCACCCCACCGGCTGCCAGTGCCTATGGCGGTGTGGAGTTCCTCGAATTCGCTGTCGACGAAGCCGTCGGTGCGCGTTTGGGCAGTTGGCTTACCCGGCTGGGCTTCGCCGAAGCCGGCAAGCACCGCAGCAAGGACGTGCGCCTATTGCGTCAGAACGACATCAACATCGTGCTCAATGCCGAGCCCTACTCCTTTGGTCATAACTTTTTCGAAGCCCACGGCCCCTCGCTGTGCGCTACCGCCCTGCGGGTGAAGGATGAACACGCCGCGCTGCAGCGTGCCACCGATTTTCGCGGCCAGCCATTCCGTGGTCTGGTCGGCCCCAACGAATGTGAAGTGCCGGCCGTGCGTGCGCCTGACGGCAGCCTGATCTACCTGGTGGAGCAGGGCAAGGAGGGGCCTTCGTTGTACGACACGGACTTCCGCCTGGACGCGGCTGCCACTGTCACCGGTGGCCTGCAGCGTATCGACCACATGGCCCTGGCACTGCCGGCCGAGGCGCTGGACAGTTGGGTACTGTTCTACAAGAGCTTGTTCGATTTTGCTGCCGATGACGAAGTTGTCCTGCCAGACCCATACGGCCTGGTCAAAAGCCGCGCTCTGCGCAGCCCCTGCGGTAGCCTGCGGTTGCCGTTGAACATATCGGAAAACCGCAACACCGCCATTGCCCACGCGCTGTCCAGCTATCGTGGCTCGGGGGTGCACCACATCGCTTTCGACTGCGCGGACATCTTCAGCGAGGTGGCGCGGGCTAAGGAGTCTGGTGTACCGCTGTTGGAAATCCCGTTGAACTACTACGACGACCTTGCGGCGCGCTTCGATTTCAACGATGAATTCCTCAGTGAGTTGGCGTATTACAACGTGCTGTACGATCGTGATGCCCAAGGCGGGGAGCTTTTCCACGTCTATACAGAGCCATTCGAGGAGCGCTTCTTCTTCGAAATCATTCAGCGCAAAGGCGGCTATGCCGGATATGGCGCTGCCAACGTGGCGGTACGCCTGGCTGCAATGGCCAAACGTCGCAGCGGGGCTGCGCGCAAGCCGGTGCTCTGA
- a CDS encoding DOPA decarboxylase: MTPEQFRLYGHQLIDLIADYRQTVAQRPVMAQVQPGYLKAQLPAGAPQQGEPFEAILDDVNQLLMPGLSHWQHPDFYGYFPSNGTLSSVLGDFLSTGLGVLGLSWQSSPALSELEETTLDWLRQLLGLTAQWSGVIQDTASTSTLVALISARERATDYALVRGGLQAEAKPLIVYVSAHAHSSVDKAALLAGFGRANIRLIATDDQFAMRPQALQAAIEQDLAAGNQPCAVVATTGTTTTTALDPLRAIGEIAQASGLWLHVDSAMAGSAMILPECRWMWDGIELADSVVVNAHKWLGVAFDCSIYYVRDPQHLIRVMSTNPSYLQSAVDGEVKNLRDWGIPLGRRFRALKLWFMLRSEGVQALQQRLRRDLDNARWLAEQVGAAAQWELLAPVHLQTLCIRHRPVGIEGQALDAHTRAWAERLNASGLAYVTPATLEGRWMVRVSVGALPTEREHVEQLWRNLQAVVAN, from the coding sequence GTGACCCCAGAACAATTTCGCCTGTACGGCCATCAACTGATCGACCTGATCGCCGACTATCGCCAGACCGTTGCCCAGCGCCCGGTCATGGCCCAGGTACAGCCAGGCTATCTCAAGGCCCAGTTACCTGCAGGCGCACCCCAGCAGGGCGAGCCCTTCGAAGCGATTCTCGATGACGTCAACCAGTTGCTCATGCCGGGGCTGTCGCACTGGCAGCACCCGGATTTCTACGGTTACTTCCCCTCCAACGGTACGTTGTCGTCAGTACTGGGTGACTTTCTCAGTACTGGCCTCGGCGTGCTGGGCCTGTCGTGGCAATCGAGCCCGGCGCTGAGCGAGCTGGAGGAAACCACCCTCGACTGGCTGCGCCAGCTGCTTGGCCTGACGGCGCAATGGAGTGGGGTGATTCAGGACACTGCCTCCACCAGCACCCTGGTAGCGCTGATCAGCGCACGCGAGCGTGCCACTGACTACGCACTGGTACGCGGCGGTCTGCAGGCCGAGGCCAAGCCGCTGATCGTCTACGTCAGCGCTCATGCCCACAGCTCGGTGGACAAGGCTGCACTGCTGGCAGGCTTTGGTCGTGCCAACATCCGCCTGATCGCCACCGACGATCAGTTCGCCATGCGCCCACAGGCCCTGCAGGCAGCGATCGAACAGGATTTGGCCGCTGGCAACCAGCCCTGTGCGGTGGTTGCTACCACCGGTACCACCACCACTACCGCCCTTGACCCACTGCGCGCGATCGGCGAAATCGCCCAGGCCAGCGGGTTGTGGCTGCATGTGGACTCGGCCATGGCAGGTTCGGCGATGATTCTGCCGGAGTGCCGCTGGATGTGGGACGGCATCGAGCTGGCTGATTCCGTGGTGGTCAATGCGCACAAGTGGCTTGGGGTAGCGTTCGATTGCTCGATCTACTACGTGCGTGATCCTCAGCATTTGATACGAGTAATGAGCACCAACCCCAGCTACCTGCAATCGGCGGTGGATGGTGAGGTGAAAAACTTGCGCGACTGGGGTATTCCACTGGGGCGGCGGTTCCGGGCGCTCAAGCTGTGGTTCATGTTGCGCAGCGAAGGGGTCCAGGCATTGCAGCAGCGGTTACGGCGCGACCTTGACAATGCACGTTGGCTGGCAGAGCAGGTGGGGGCGGCGGCGCAGTGGGAATTGCTGGCACCTGTGCACTTGCAGACACTGTGCATTCGTCATCGGCCGGTAGGGATTGAAGGTCAAGCACTGGATGCCCATACCAGGGCGTGGGCAGAGCGCTTGAATGCGTCCGGGCTGGCGTATGTGACGCCGGCAACGCTCGAAGGGCGGTGGATGGTGCGGGTGTCGGTGGGGGCCCTGCCGACCGAGCGCGAGCATGTCGAGCAGCTTTGGCGCAACCTACAGGCGGTGGTTGCAAACTGA